From Bacillus oleivorans, the proteins below share one genomic window:
- a CDS encoding autoinducer 2 ABC transporter substrate-binding protein gives MRKNKLFLAGLLTLIMSIALFGCSSGTTTDSSNGGSSNGGSDDGKYTIATVVKVSGEAWFDRMEEGVVKFGEDTGHEAFQQGPQQADAAQQVQIIEDLIAQQVDAITVVPFSAEALEPVLKKAREAGIVVISHEADGMENVDYNIEAFNNSEYGEFLMDNLAAAMGEEGEYMTTVGSLTSTSHMEWVTAAVKHQEENYPNMTAVVTEVETGDDLQTASEKLREALKAHPNLKGFQGSASTDAPGAALAIEELGLEGKISVVGTSVPSVSGQYIENGSINAITFWDPAEAAYAMNTLAVMILDGKKDEIKDGLDLGIPGYESLTVKDNKYIYGNAYVKVDKENLDEYDF, from the coding sequence ATGAGAAAGAACAAATTATTTTTAGCAGGACTTTTAACGCTTATTATGTCCATTGCACTTTTTGGCTGTAGCTCTGGTACTACTACTGATTCTTCAAATGGCGGCAGCTCAAATGGGGGCAGTGACGATGGAAAATACACAATCGCAACTGTTGTAAAGGTTTCTGGTGAAGCTTGGTTTGATCGTATGGAAGAGGGAGTTGTGAAGTTTGGCGAAGATACTGGCCATGAAGCTTTCCAACAAGGCCCTCAACAAGCGGATGCAGCTCAACAAGTTCAAATTATTGAAGATTTAATTGCACAACAAGTAGATGCTATTACAGTTGTTCCGTTCTCTGCAGAGGCTTTAGAGCCAGTTTTAAAGAAAGCTAGAGAAGCAGGAATTGTCGTTATTTCACACGAAGCGGATGGTATGGAAAACGTAGATTATAATATTGAAGCTTTCAACAACTCTGAATATGGAGAGTTCTTAATGGATAACCTTGCTGCTGCAATGGGTGAAGAAGGCGAATACATGACTACTGTAGGCAGCTTAACAAGTACATCACACATGGAATGGGTTACAGCTGCTGTAAAACATCAAGAAGAAAATTATCCTAACATGACAGCTGTTGTAACAGAAGTAGAAACTGGTGACGATTTACAAACAGCTAGTGAAAAGTTAAGAGAGGCTTTAAAAGCTCATCCAAATCTAAAAGGTTTCCAAGGTTCAGCTTCAACTGACGCACCTGGAGCGGCTCTAGCTATTGAAGAACTAGGTCTTGAAGGTAAGATTTCAGTAGTTGGAACTAGTGTTCCTTCTGTAAGTGGTCAGTACATTGAAAATGGATCGATCAATGCCATTACTTTCTGGGATCCTGCTGAAGCAGCATATGCTATGAACACATTAGCAGTCATGATACTTGATGGTAAAAAAGATGAAATCAAAGATGGTCTAGACCTTGGTATTCCAGGATACGAAAGCCTTACAGTAAAAGATAATAAATACATTTACGGTAATGCATACGTAAAAGTTGATAAAGAGAACTTAGACGAATATGACTTCTAA
- a CDS encoding BtpA/SgcQ family protein gives MTWLKDVLGTEKAVIAMCHLLPLPGDPYFDKEKGMDYVVEMARKDLHALQDGGVDAVMFSNEFSLPYLTDVKTETVAAMARIIGELMSDIKIPFGVNVLWDAKKSLDLAAATGASFVREIFTGVYASDFGTWDTNIGETIRHQYRIGAENVKLLFNIVPEAAKYLADRDIESIAKSTVFNNRPDALCVSGLTAGAQTDAQLLKKVKDVVPETVVLANTGVRLENLEEQLSVADGAVTGTTFKYEGKFENHVDIKRVKEFMDKVKQFRS, from the coding sequence ATGACATGGTTGAAGGATGTACTAGGAACAGAAAAAGCAGTTATAGCGATGTGTCATTTATTACCATTACCAGGTGATCCATACTTTGATAAGGAAAAGGGAATGGACTATGTAGTAGAAATGGCTCGTAAGGATTTACACGCACTTCAGGATGGTGGTGTAGATGCTGTAATGTTTTCAAATGAGTTTAGCTTACCTTATCTGACTGATGTTAAGACAGAAACGGTAGCAGCTATGGCGCGTATAATTGGTGAACTCATGAGTGATATAAAAATTCCATTTGGTGTAAACGTCTTATGGGATGCTAAGAAATCTCTGGATTTAGCTGCGGCAACTGGTGCAAGCTTTGTTCGTGAAATTTTTACGGGTGTCTATGCTAGTGATTTTGGTACATGGGACACTAACATAGGGGAAACTATAAGACATCAATATAGAATTGGTGCCGAAAATGTAAAGTTATTATTTAATATTGTTCCAGAAGCAGCAAAATATTTAGCAGATCGAGATATTGAAAGTATCGCTAAGTCAACTGTATTTAATAATCGCCCAGATGCATTGTGTGTATCAGGACTTACTGCGGGTGCCCAAACAGATGCCCAATTACTAAAGAAAGTTAAAGACGTGGTTCCAGAAACGGTTGTTCTAGCTAATACAGGAGTTAGATTGGAAAACCTCGAAGAGCAATTGTCAGTAGCTGATGGAGCCGTTACTGGAACTACATTCAAATATGAAGGAAAATTTGAAAACCACGTTGACATCAAAAGGGTAAAAGAATTCATGGATAAAGTAAAACAATTTCGCTCATAA
- a CDS encoding cyclase family protein gives MVKIKKIIDLSQPLFHNCPGWATYKMTEVNYEAVYPVDGFTAERIDLNVHTATHMDAPFHFFPEGKKIDEFPISQFVGEAVPIDLFGIAPEEPIRREHLEPYADKVKPGDIILLCTGWSEKRGYTKDYYYEWPFLSREGAEWIVEKQLKGVGIDGLSIGGWAEGNGPPAHEVLLSNEVWPLEELNLTKELLTEERWFLCAFPLKLQGFGGAPVRAVAMKFE, from the coding sequence ATGGTAAAGATTAAAAAGATCATTGATTTATCTCAACCTTTGTTCCATAACTGTCCTGGTTGGGCTACATATAAAATGACAGAAGTAAATTATGAAGCTGTCTATCCAGTTGATGGATTTACGGCTGAAAGAATTGATTTAAATGTCCATACGGCAACACATATGGATGCACCCTTTCATTTTTTCCCAGAGGGTAAAAAGATTGATGAATTTCCAATCAGCCAATTTGTAGGGGAAGCAGTACCAATTGATTTATTTGGCATTGCACCTGAAGAGCCAATTAGAAGAGAGCACCTCGAACCATATGCTGACAAAGTAAAACCTGGTGATATCATTTTACTTTGTACAGGCTGGAGTGAAAAAAGAGGATATACAAAAGATTACTATTATGAATGGCCGTTTTTATCCAGAGAAGGTGCTGAATGGATCGTTGAAAAACAGCTTAAAGGCGTCGGTATTGATGGATTAAGTATAGGCGGTTGGGCAGAAGGAAATGGTCCGCCAGCACATGAAGTTCTATTAAGTAATGAAGTTTGGCCATTAGAGGAACTTAATTTGACAAAAGAGTTGCTCACAGAAGAACGTTGGTTTTTATGTGCGTTTCCGCTAAAGTTACAAGGTTTTGGTGGTGCACCGGTACGTGCAGTTGCTATGAAGTTTGAATAA
- a CDS encoding SDR family oxidoreductase yields the protein MGRLESKIAIITGAGSGIGKATALVFAQEGAHVICADINLEAAGAVVKEIKENNGEVTALFVDVADEKSVIEFAEQCKEKFGRVDVLFNNAGIDTAGGKLHNYSTELWDKIMAVDLRGTFLVSKYIIPLMLDNGGSIINCSSVSGIGADFNRAGYNAAKGGVHNLTKTMAIDYARDGIRVNQIAPGTIDTPLIEQILGEEGARKFKKSYELVDPMGRLGKPEEVAKVVLFLASDDSSYVTGESILIDGGHMAYTWPGELLSDLVK from the coding sequence ATGGGAAGATTGGAATCAAAAATTGCGATTATAACAGGAGCGGGTTCAGGTATTGGCAAAGCGACTGCACTTGTTTTTGCCCAAGAAGGTGCTCACGTCATTTGCGCAGATATTAACTTGGAAGCTGCAGGGGCTGTAGTTAAAGAAATTAAAGAAAATAATGGTGAAGTAACTGCATTATTTGTAGATGTTGCGGACGAAAAGAGTGTTATTGAATTTGCCGAACAATGTAAGGAGAAGTTTGGCAGAGTAGATGTGCTCTTCAATAATGCTGGAATTGATACGGCTGGTGGTAAGTTACATAATTATTCAACCGAGCTTTGGGACAAAATTATGGCGGTTGATTTAAGAGGAACATTCTTAGTGAGTAAATATATCATTCCATTAATGTTGGACAATGGCGGATCTATCATTAACTGTTCTTCTGTTTCTGGAATTGGAGCAGACTTTAATCGTGCCGGATACAATGCTGCAAAAGGTGGAGTACACAATTTAACGAAGACAATGGCAATTGATTATGCAAGAGATGGTATACGTGTTAATCAGATTGCCCCAGGAACCATTGATACACCACTAATTGAGCAAATCCTTGGAGAAGAAGGGGCTAGAAAGTTTAAAAAGTCCTACGAATTAGTGGATCCAATGGGTAGATTGGGTAAACCGGAAGAGGTAGCAAAAGTCGTTCTATTCTTAGCATCAGACGATAGCAGTTATGTTACAGGTGAATCCATTTTAATCGATGGTGGACACATGGCTTATACTTGGCCAGGAGAATTATTATCAGACCTTGTGAAATGA
- a CDS encoding o-succinylbenzoate--CoA ligase — protein MQGISYWIEKRAVVNPNRLAIITDQEQLTYKQLNQQIRNVSAFFMNEMKVKKGDRIGILSHNRLEYMVLLFAIAKIQCVAVPLNSRLNVNELVYQLTDSETAVLVIENAFFEMGKSIEKVTGVKLVKIESLRHIDSANEPCHYEKIDEHDPYIICYTSGTTGWPKGAVLTQSNMYWNAINNILGLDLTSRDKSIVLLPLFHIGGIGLFALPTLFTGGAVIIPGKFVPEKVISMIEKHQATIVMGVPTIHQALMDCPSFQTANLQSVRWFYSGGAPCPVELIQAFYDKGYLFGQGFGLTETSPTVFLLSREDAPRKIGSIGKPVMYCDYRLVDSEGNDVEPGEVGHLIIRGPNVMKEYWNKPKATKEAIQDGWFHTGDLARIDEEGFVYIVGRKKEMLISGGENIYPLEVEQVIRQLPEVQEVAVVGGTDPKWGEIPIAFIAKKESAYIEADTVISHCKQYLAKYKVPKEIHFVDELPKNATGKIQKNLLTKYDKQVK, from the coding sequence ATGCAAGGAATTTCCTACTGGATTGAAAAACGAGCAGTCGTGAATCCGAATCGTCTTGCTATTATTACAGACCAGGAACAGCTTACATACAAACAATTGAACCAGCAAATCCGAAATGTTTCCGCCTTTTTTATGAATGAAATGAAGGTGAAAAAAGGAGATCGGATTGGTATTTTATCTCATAATCGGCTTGAGTACATGGTTTTATTATTTGCAATCGCAAAAATTCAATGTGTCGCGGTACCATTGAATAGCCGTTTAAATGTAAATGAATTAGTGTATCAGCTTACTGATAGTGAAACGGCTGTGTTAGTAATAGAAAATGCCTTTTTTGAAATGGGAAAAAGTATAGAAAAAGTCACAGGTGTGAAACTTGTAAAGATTGAAAGCTTGCGCCATATCGATTCAGCGAATGAGCCATGTCATTACGAAAAAATTGACGAACATGATCCCTATATTATTTGCTATACATCCGGAACAACCGGATGGCCAAAGGGTGCGGTATTAACGCAAAGCAATATGTATTGGAATGCAATCAACAATATTTTAGGGCTAGATTTAACTTCACGAGACAAATCGATTGTGTTGCTTCCGCTTTTCCATATTGGCGGCATAGGATTATTTGCGCTGCCTACCTTATTTACGGGTGGAGCCGTTATTATACCGGGTAAGTTTGTACCAGAAAAAGTAATTTCAATGATTGAAAAACATCAGGCTACCATCGTAATGGGGGTACCGACTATACATCAGGCTCTCATGGATTGTCCTTCCTTTCAAACAGCAAATTTACAATCTGTTCGCTGGTTTTATAGCGGAGGTGCGCCGTGCCCGGTGGAACTGATTCAAGCTTTTTATGATAAAGGCTATCTTTTTGGTCAAGGTTTTGGTCTAACTGAAACATCTCCTACTGTTTTTCTACTCTCTCGGGAGGATGCCCCGCGAAAAATCGGTTCGATCGGTAAGCCTGTTATGTACTGTGATTATAGACTTGTAGATTCGGAAGGAAACGACGTTGAACCAGGAGAAGTGGGCCATTTAATCATACGCGGTCCAAATGTCATGAAAGAATATTGGAATAAGCCTAAAGCGACCAAAGAAGCGATTCAGGATGGCTGGTTTCATACAGGAGATTTGGCGCGAATAGATGAGGAAGGCTTCGTTTACATTGTGGGAAGAAAAAAAGAAATGCTTATTTCTGGAGGTGAAAATATTTATCCGCTTGAAGTGGAACAAGTGATTCGCCAGCTGCCAGAGGTTCAAGAAGTGGCTGTTGTAGGAGGTACAGATCCTAAATGGGGCGAGATTCCGATCGCATTTATCGCCAAAAAAGAGAGCGCTTACATCGAGGCTGATACCGTGATTAGTCACTGCAAGCAATATTTAGCTAAATATAAAGTCCCTAAAGAGATTCATTTTGTGGATGAACTGCCTAAGAACGCAACAGGTAAAATCCAAAAGAATCTTTTAACTAAATATGATAAGCAGGTAAAATAG
- a CDS encoding 3-oxoacyl-ACP synthase: MRDPIGIEATSVYFPNQVETAASLADKTGIPEKVIIDKFGLYQKHVSDRKEHASDLAIEAARPILSKVDPLSIDVVIYFGSPHKDYYVWSSSAKISYELGTKNAYAFELMNVSSCFPIALKVAKDMLISDRSIENILLVGGCKESQIVDYNNPRSRFMFNFADGGAAALVKRGATKSEILESSFITDGSFHQDVLIPAGGSVNFATHDTVENRMHYIDVTNPASMKERLDPISIPNFHRVIQQSLEKSGLTIADLQLLFPLHTKRSMFQQLLEGLNLTEEQSVYLDHFGHMSALDPCVGLHVAIKKNQIKKGDITVAVSAGTGYTWAATTIKWNG, from the coding sequence ATGAGGGATCCAATCGGAATCGAGGCAACAAGCGTTTATTTTCCAAATCAAGTCGAAACGGCAGCATCTTTAGCCGACAAAACAGGAATTCCAGAGAAAGTGATTATTGATAAATTTGGATTATACCAAAAACATGTTTCAGATAGAAAAGAGCATGCTTCTGATTTAGCGATTGAAGCAGCCAGGCCTATATTATCAAAGGTTGATCCGCTATCCATTGATGTTGTGATTTATTTTGGGAGTCCCCATAAGGATTATTATGTCTGGTCTTCATCAGCAAAAATTTCCTATGAACTAGGAACCAAGAATGCCTATGCATTTGAATTAATGAATGTGAGTTCTTGTTTTCCAATAGCCCTGAAAGTGGCAAAAGATATGCTTATTTCAGATCGATCGATTGAAAACATTCTATTAGTAGGCGGTTGTAAAGAATCGCAAATTGTGGATTACAATAATCCGCGTTCACGTTTTATGTTTAATTTTGCTGATGGAGGAGCAGCCGCCTTAGTGAAACGGGGGGCAACAAAAAGTGAGATTTTAGAAAGTTCATTTATTACCGATGGATCATTTCATCAAGATGTCCTTATTCCTGCAGGCGGTTCCGTAAATTTTGCTACTCACGATACAGTTGAAAATCGAATGCATTATATCGATGTAACGAATCCCGCCAGCATGAAGGAAAGACTAGACCCCATTTCGATCCCTAATTTTCATCGTGTTATACAGCAATCCCTTGAAAAAAGCGGGTTAACAATCGCTGATCTTCAATTGCTGTTTCCACTCCATACCAAACGCTCCATGTTCCAACAATTATTAGAGGGATTAAATTTAACAGAAGAACAATCAGTCTATCTTGATCATTTTGGCCATATGTCCGCACTTGATCCTTGTGTGGGTCTGCATGTAGCCATCAAAAAAAACCAAATCAAAAAAGGGGATATTACAGTAGCAGTTAGTGCTGGAACTGGATACACTTGGGCAGCTACCACGATTAAATGGAATGGTTGA
- a CDS encoding M42 family metallopeptidase: MSNITRLKDKLQQLTSIVGLAGYEDKVINYVINSVSSHDVKVDNLGNVTVKMNTVTDEDPLRVMIFAHMDELGLIVKKIENNGFLRVERLGGIPEKSLAGQSLVIDTGDKEWQGIIGTKSHHITPENEKYTVKPVNEIYADFGFRSKQEVLDAGIRVGTPVAYSRQFFSNNSIVFSNAIDNRVGCLTLLELIERLEGQKLPCELYIVFSVQEEFNLRGVIPAVRTISPHIGITIDLTLATDTPDLEGKAAIQFGGGPSIGLYTFHGRGTLGGLIPNPKLVNHVRKVAAENEIPLQDAAFIGMLTDASFAQLEHEGIAFVDLGYPARYTHAPVESVDLNDVELLIQLVEKLVFSFDKELNIKRG, translated from the coding sequence GTGAGTAATATAACTAGATTAAAAGATAAATTACAACAGTTAACATCCATCGTTGGATTGGCAGGGTATGAGGATAAAGTTATCAATTATGTCATAAACAGTGTATCATCCCATGACGTAAAGGTTGATAACTTAGGCAATGTGACAGTCAAAATGAACACGGTTACAGATGAAGATCCTTTAAGAGTCATGATTTTTGCCCATATGGATGAGCTTGGCCTGATTGTAAAAAAAATTGAAAATAACGGATTCTTGAGAGTGGAACGATTAGGTGGAATTCCTGAAAAAAGCTTGGCCGGACAATCTCTAGTCATAGACACGGGAGACAAAGAGTGGCAAGGAATTATCGGAACCAAATCCCACCATATTACTCCGGAAAATGAAAAATATACTGTAAAACCTGTCAATGAAATTTATGCTGATTTTGGTTTCCGCAGTAAGCAAGAAGTTTTAGATGCTGGTATTAGAGTAGGAACACCGGTTGCCTATTCAAGACAATTTTTTAGCAATAACTCAATCGTTTTCAGTAATGCAATCGATAATCGTGTTGGATGTTTAACTTTATTAGAATTAATAGAACGTTTAGAAGGACAAAAGCTGCCTTGTGAACTATATATCGTATTTTCCGTTCAAGAAGAATTTAATTTACGAGGGGTTATACCAGCTGTTCGGACGATCAGTCCGCATATCGGGATTACGATAGATCTTACACTTGCGACGGATACCCCGGATTTAGAAGGTAAAGCGGCTATACAATTTGGTGGAGGACCGAGCATTGGATTATATACATTCCATGGTAGAGGAACATTAGGCGGCCTGATTCCTAATCCTAAATTAGTTAACCATGTTAGGAAAGTAGCTGCTGAAAATGAGATACCTCTCCAAGATGCAGCCTTTATCGGCATGCTAACCGATGCGTCATTTGCCCAATTGGAACATGAAGGTATTGCTTTTGTAGATTTGGGCTATCCGGCTAGATATACTCATGCTCCTGTCGAATCAGTCGATTTAAATGATGTAGAACTGCTCATTCAGCTAGTTGAAAAATTAGTCTTTTCATTTGATAAAGAATTGAATATTAAACGAGGATGA
- a CDS encoding glucose 1-dehydrogenase codes for MSNRFDGKVVLITGGGSGLGRAAALQVAKEGAKLSLVDLNQEGLEETKRQIAESAPNAEVLLITANVANEEEVKNYVSQTVEKYGRIDGFFNNAGIEGKQNPTEDYGSDEFQKVVSINLNGVFYGLKYVLAQMKKQGSGSIVNTASVGGIRGVGNQSGYAASKHGVVGLTRNSGIEYGQYGITINAIAPGAIMTPMVEASLKQIDPENWEEVGKQFVQPNPMKRFGKPEEVGYLVAFLLSDQSSFINAAVVPIDGGQSYKY; via the coding sequence ATGAGTAATCGTTTCGACGGTAAAGTTGTACTAATCACTGGTGGAGGTTCGGGTTTAGGACGAGCAGCTGCTTTGCAAGTCGCTAAAGAAGGGGCAAAGCTTTCATTAGTGGACCTGAATCAAGAAGGGTTAGAGGAAACAAAACGACAAATTGCTGAAAGTGCGCCAAATGCAGAAGTGCTTTTAATTACAGCCAACGTAGCCAATGAAGAAGAAGTAAAAAATTATGTCAGCCAAACCGTTGAAAAATACGGGAGAATTGATGGATTCTTTAACAATGCAGGTATTGAAGGAAAACAAAATCCAACTGAAGATTATGGATCCGATGAATTCCAAAAAGTCGTAAGTATCAACCTAAATGGTGTATTCTACGGATTAAAATATGTACTGGCACAAATGAAAAAACAAGGGTCCGGTTCGATTGTGAATACAGCATCTGTAGGCGGTATTCGCGGTGTCGGCAATCAATCCGGTTACGCAGCCAGCAAACATGGTGTCGTAGGTTTAACGAGAAACTCTGGTATCGAATATGGACAATACGGCATTACAATCAATGCTATTGCTCCAGGTGCGATCATGACACCAATGGTAGAAGCGTCATTAAAACAAATCGACCCGGAAAATTGGGAAGAAGTCGGCAAACAATTTGTTCAGCCAAACCCAATGAAACGCTTCGGAAAACCAGAAGAAGTTGGTTATCTAGTTGCATTCTTACTATCAGATCAGTCTAGCTTTATCAATGCGGCTGTTGTTCCAATTGATGGCGGACAGTCTTACAAATATTAA
- a CDS encoding MaoC family dehydratase → MERFTKGQSASCSKTFTEDDIKIFAELSGDYNPIHVDPDYAKNTRFRAPIAHGLLTSSLLSQLLGFRLPGEGSIYVEQTIRFTAPVYIGDTITATGTVLEYIEEKNIIKLLTECRNQDNILVLTGTAVMMVPKEGEVI, encoded by the coding sequence ATGGAAAGATTCACAAAAGGTCAGTCTGCTTCTTGCAGTAAGACGTTTACGGAAGATGATATTAAAATTTTTGCTGAACTAAGCGGTGATTATAATCCGATTCATGTCGATCCTGATTATGCAAAGAATACTAGATTTCGAGCACCGATTGCCCATGGTTTATTAACATCTAGTTTGTTATCACAGCTTTTAGGATTTCGACTTCCTGGTGAAGGTTCCATTTATGTGGAACAGACGATTCGGTTTACTGCGCCAGTATATATAGGAGATACCATTACAGCTACAGGTACCGTACTAGAATATATCGAGGAAAAAAATATCATTAAACTATTAACAGAGTGTCGCAATCAAGATAATATTCTAGTTTTAACTGGAACTGCCGTTATGATGGTGCCTAAGGAAGGAGAAGTAATATGA
- a CDS encoding DeoR/GlpR family DNA-binding transcription regulator, producing MNNVRNRQKEIIEILNQTEKVLISDLSDQFNVSEMTLRRDLEVLAQKGVIKRIRGGAVKINQGSYELPFELRCDKNHDVKERISKVAANMIKDGETVVIDTGTTALAVAEKLKERNNLTIITSSLRVAWLLADRPNLNLIITGGVVRTGERSLIGEFTEDVYDHFFPDTFIAGVGGVDPINGFTDFNLEDTRVKKKAIKVSQRTIVVADDSKLGKTAFAKIASLEEVDTFITNKTSNTEAINQLKKKDLTVVLA from the coding sequence ATGAATAATGTTAGAAATCGTCAAAAAGAAATAATAGAAATACTAAATCAAACAGAAAAAGTGTTAATTAGTGATCTTAGTGATCAATTTAATGTTTCGGAAATGACATTAAGAAGAGACTTAGAAGTTCTCGCCCAAAAAGGAGTGATAAAGCGAATTAGGGGTGGAGCGGTTAAGATTAATCAAGGATCATATGAGTTACCATTTGAACTCCGTTGCGACAAGAATCATGATGTAAAAGAAAGAATTAGTAAAGTTGCCGCTAACATGATTAAGGACGGAGAAACCGTAGTCATTGACACAGGGACAACAGCTTTAGCTGTAGCGGAAAAGCTTAAAGAAAGAAACAATTTAACTATTATAACATCAAGTCTAAGAGTAGCCTGGTTATTGGCAGATCGCCCAAATTTAAACTTGATTATTACAGGTGGTGTTGTAAGAACTGGAGAAAGATCACTTATTGGTGAATTCACAGAAGATGTTTATGATCACTTCTTTCCCGATACTTTTATAGCTGGAGTTGGTGGTGTGGATCCAATAAATGGTTTTACTGACTTTAATCTTGAAGACACAAGGGTAAAAAAGAAGGCCATTAAAGTATCACAACGAACAATCGTAGTTGCCGATGATAGTAAGCTTGGAAAAACAGCCTTTGCGAAGATAGCTTCATTGGAAGAAGTAGATACATTTATTACAAATAAAACATCAAATACGGAAGCTATTAATCAATTAAAGAAAAAAGACCTAACTGTGGTTTTAGCGTAA
- a CDS encoding FGGY-family carbohydrate kinase, producing the protein MAYVLGIDIGTYESKGVLVDRFGKIIVTKSVPHKMEVPKPGWAEHDAENVWWNDFKVLSSTIVNDAKSNFGISPAEILAVGVSSIGPAVVPIDQNGRPLRKAILYGVDTRAQEEIQLLNAEIGEDAIFDNSGQVLSAQSAGPKILWIKRNEPEVYEKTYKFLCGSGYVVYKLTNELIIDRYTAASYSPLFHIHDLTWNQDTVSNITEIDKLPELVWSNEIVGHVNEKAAEETGLVKGTKVIAGTVDALSESISIGSIHPGDLMLMYGSSTFFINVSDSFQKTKKFWPNIHSMEGLYTVTGGTSTAGSLTRWYVDELMLQFMNKEESKNVNMSELYTYITQEAEKSPVGANGLITLPYFSGERTPIHHASAKGMMFGLTLRHTSADIYRSIVEGIAFSIRHNIDEMKKLNTSINRILIVGGGVKSKLWVQSVSDICQIKQIVPKTIVGASYGNAFLCALALGWYSKLEDIDEWVEIAYEVEPLKENYEALERNYEIYRELYENTKKLMDNL; encoded by the coding sequence ATGGCATATGTATTAGGGATTGATATTGGCACATACGAATCAAAAGGTGTACTCGTAGATCGCTTCGGCAAAATTATCGTAACAAAATCAGTGCCTCATAAAATGGAAGTTCCTAAACCAGGCTGGGCGGAACATGATGCAGAAAATGTTTGGTGGAATGATTTTAAAGTTTTAAGCAGCACGATCGTAAATGATGCGAAAAGTAATTTTGGAATCTCACCAGCAGAAATTTTGGCTGTTGGTGTCAGTTCGATTGGTCCTGCTGTTGTTCCAATTGATCAAAATGGCAGGCCATTAAGAAAGGCAATTCTTTATGGAGTCGATACACGTGCGCAAGAAGAGATTCAATTACTTAATGCAGAAATTGGTGAAGATGCCATTTTTGATAACTCTGGCCAAGTCCTTTCAGCGCAATCAGCGGGTCCCAAAATTCTTTGGATTAAAAGAAATGAACCGGAAGTTTATGAGAAAACATATAAGTTCCTTTGCGGATCAGGCTATGTCGTTTATAAACTAACGAACGAACTGATTATCGATCGTTACACGGCAGCATCCTATTCTCCGTTATTTCATATTCATGACTTAACTTGGAATCAAGATACGGTTTCAAACATTACCGAGATAGATAAGTTACCAGAGTTAGTGTGGAGTAACGAAATCGTTGGTCATGTTAACGAAAAAGCGGCAGAAGAAACCGGTCTTGTAAAAGGAACAAAAGTCATAGCTGGAACAGTAGATGCCTTGTCTGAGTCGATTAGTATCGGGTCCATTCATCCAGGAGATTTAATGTTAATGTATGGAAGTTCCACTTTCTTCATTAATGTTTCCGATTCATTCCAGAAAACGAAAAAGTTTTGGCCTAATATTCATAGTATGGAAGGGCTTTACACGGTTACAGGTGGAACCTCTACAGCTGGTTCTTTAACGAGATGGTATGTAGATGAACTGATGCTTCAGTTTATGAATAAGGAAGAATCGAAAAACGTAAACATGTCCGAACTGTATACATATATAACGCAGGAAGCAGAGAAAAGTCCTGTTGGTGCAAACGGGCTAATTACTCTTCCATACTTTAGCGGGGAAAGAACACCCATACATCACGCTAGTGCAAAAGGAATGATGTTTGGTCTTACCCTTCGACATACGAGTGCGGATATTTACCGTTCGATTGTAGAAGGAATTGCTTTTTCCATCCGACATAATATTGATGAAATGAAAAAATTAAATACATCTATTAATAGGATCTTAATTGTCGGAGGCGGAGTGAAAAGCAAGCTATGGGTGCAAAGTGTCAGTGATATTTGTCAAATTAAGCAAATTGTACCGAAAACGATTGTTGGCGCTTCTTATGGAAACGCTTTCCTATGTGCGTTGGCATTAGGATGGTATTCAAAGCTTGAGGATATCGACGAGTGGGTGGAAATAGCCTACGAAGTAGAACCGCTGAAGGAAAATTATGAAGCACTTGAGCGTAATTACGAAATATATAGAGAGCTATATGAAAATACGAAAAAGTTAATGGATAACCTTTAA